The following are encoded in a window of Alosa sapidissima isolate fAloSap1 chromosome 10, fAloSap1.pri, whole genome shotgun sequence genomic DNA:
- the lmtk3 gene encoding uncharacterized protein lmtk3 isoform X4: protein MRRRCWMIVLVGMMSYFNPERALGAPQREVSSSSSGSLSPPPYAIILISCSGLVSFVLLLLTCLCCKRTGVGFNEFDNAEGEECSGASSPLPEDSLSSCPSLPEVYTLPLRERTNYSALPNGTDSKSQSVRRHALNYLQEIGNGWFGKVILAEVLGDCGSAQAVVKELRASASPLEQRKFLAESEPYRSLQHPNVLQCLGQCSEITPYLLVMEFCQLGDLKRYLRAQRKSDGMTPDLLSRDLLTLQRMAFEITSGLLHLHENNYIHSDLALRNCLLTSDLTVRIGDYGLSHNHYKEDYYLTPDKLWIPLRWIAPELLEEYRGSLIVTDQTKTSNVWSLGVVIWELFEFGSQPHRHLSDEEVLTFVIRERQITLAQPRLKLSHADYWYEVMQSCWLPSSQRPSIAEIFLLLSSLLAAERRVSRRSMGDDEDEEEYEEEDERGRRGESEDSFERRWDSLRPPAFQTVAGERRREREYEREYERDDNGYRGHNGSFPLLDPVGNSIAPSSSELDDILTVTETSKGLNFEYFWEKAHGRKGYKPLPPPQPIPTPNSTHRQSLDTPTVVPVISARSPSLASEYYIRLEEHTPQDRSPTLKGKVPSQRTESTSPGDLELVELQSGMLGKEEKGQGSVQTVQTVRSSEIQVLVPNTGVVEFSKESSNRVTDFTVVDIGERGSEREGRSRQSHGSQGPILPPKPRTVPPTAGNLLHSRPLPAPPVGYHRLIGLGHYPGTSYPLGKGHGGSCSVPKATFDHLGLHRHRQTMPPSPSLSPSIPQSSGGHSVYPPPQTCPPPLPPHYRIHRAPYYPGEPYTSRYSSLHLQRDPLSCDYLEKRPLDKGLTRSQSLYNSRGASEAQSRDIESPVHRDSPRSKMTRSQSTIPTIERHSSSSPNYSDEDDSPFESPTRLHGASTVQHTSLANERDSATDELLSRGMKRTQSRLATILPAIWREDEEMRERAEAARKSPMHLFLTEISSVSESTDSKTDDTTWSPDGQTRQEAKAERETIGNIHFPLRGMRRSQSLVTELGSAARTWDSDILTSTDYGKGSVKKDLFLTEINTERRDSEDLGEDSYENANLCPTGLPSYAEAEEAFSRGMRRSRSLLSEMSEQAENESSRKGEMTREEFLKEIQSAETFLTEIITRQRKQEEALASTPPTSPEYESICIDPEAGQTITFQSERPSTGTNNAPADMKEAIYAQVTKRAKRSEIKVAMRPDIPVLQIGSEKYAAKLERKSTSPGSSCLPSESGNEGAFGKDATSSHFPSNHETAIKPRSLELSGVSPRNGLFPDQCLPGAKEDSFSQNNFTETNTTQASEVLPPEENQEKTRAHDSSERTGEDVRDIDDVFSSRFPLSSPPEIMLTGNSTRVLEQFDAVEGNEEGSNAQTINTSTVIDIAASTENTVEHSKHCVNKTTFLDLSNDTSMADTEGCDAEMCTEIGQHISDHLSSPTCDPSYSTAKPYPVDSANDLSTVSPQKERDDVHTSNSVSPIPNRLPSALIPDCDQKLSSQQIRPADPCFLPLTSLHQTTANQQTHTDSTFISLTSTQQTPTDSSFSPLTSTQQTPTDSGFSPLTSTQQTPTDSAFSTLTSASSSTDCLTAGDLMMAGGLSSGWRALGAETPHRDSAYFSDSDWESGEGIARRVGDGLGLGRPGNSRGGERGTLVGIEEKMEIEYERGHEGTMHDEAVVIREEDKMETDEEKHHRWSEEMVFNKDNMIEKDLVTSECNDYGLKEIEEPINESKDTQGKANEEFIAKLFSNLDDETFKGFPYSCNSQLSYEAFSQMDKVEISNVQSKDNTCYDPSEANPLSVPPKTIPPFEPQSESHLQQLLDEEVREIQPDVNEVTSGSVLKELNSGSSQEGLLGPTSTNPDSSESRLSRFYNINTNDSNPSNNAQENFEDHMSDSKEHACRSLFSDRSGDEPTTEDIHTFEMQSDDANELGLRNLSYSEDVNEVKAMAKSECEKQLAAGELCFSMKEVSRGERDVPVTQNEPSGPAGTSEVNSNGEAKELELKTQELWNTLEEDEGTGGFVKGELDCHRFQQDNLHLWPAENDQWASAETRRPEAELGSEFFSSSCKKAWGEKNGLDMGREFWDAEANDELAESEPHPTARQKFEEDFNDERQGHTDHAEVEGRSLSVQTPISQDFTVSEGPHNLLQQADIEQEEENIEDLDQGNHVDLAGEAMEIEVENIENPGLDLPSSVKIRHTDSAEDSCTIVQKYPGFNSILGDSEAEENQNFNKLKENHVTDTVDGSEELCPQTPYSSESDFGAAGFEADTNRSHIPDSGHNSESLVEIQNHSACIEDAEDHACPPTKRKKTGDGVFEDVREESRSDSPSCPSLTNTADPCKMHSSNTQCLMSDLVSEDIINSVPPSLSQHDKCQSPTNFPNVVHHIEIKVSSDSELSVDSTSAGLGAKREQERTVSPTSEVPASVSPQAPPVVNTISKGISANISILPVQRPESTDLREEHNHKDPNSASEASLNNTASLSQKATHPQLALGSCGAIPELLISEWKDLEEEPLEDFERLEQLCRISEDCEDSLGDLFLGNLELLESLKKTPEQRLKSRSESNNEDARCSEAAKPSEEEDSGRLEMKKDVDCLSDTLRANSEEQGRYDGSNQTYSPESSWGKRLSPDINRKTLQTTSNHSPSHAGEGAKGQQSLSTMPTKNGLMMQVCEERLQYSLSENVQTNVLWGPATVSDSVVLRPWSDTAVTEQEEESNSTADKQTTKRFLWTRTSDST from the exons ATGCGACGACGGTGCTGGATGATAGTACTGGTGGGGATGATGTCCTACTTCAACCCGGAGAGGGCTTTAGGAGCCCCgcagagagaag tctcctcgTCCAGcagcggctctctctcccctccaccctATGCGATCATCCTCATCTCCTGCTCCGGCCTGGTGTCCTTCGTCCTGCTCTTGCTCACCTGCCTATGCTGCAAGAGGACAGGAGTGGGCTTCAAT GAGTTTGACAATGCTGAGGGCGAGGAATGTTCCGGAGCTTCTAGTCCGCTGCCTGAGGACAGTCTCTCCTCCTGCCCCTCACTGCCTGAGGTCTACACCCTCCCTCTCAGGGAACGGACCAACTACTCTGCCCTACCCAATGGCACGG ACTCTAAGTCCCAAAGTGTCAGAAGGCACGCACTCAACTATCTCCAAGAAATTGGAAATGGCTGGTTTGGAAAG GTGATCCTGGCGGAGGTGCTAGGGGACTGCGGCTCCGCCCAGGCTGTGGTAAAAGAGCTGCGGGCCAGTGCCAGTCCACTGGAGCAGAGGAAGTTCCTGGCAGAGTCAGAACCCTACAG AAGCCTTCAGCATCCAAATGTCCTGCAGTGTCTGGGCCAGTGCAGTGAGATCACCCCCTATCTGTTGGTCATGGAGTTCTGCCAGCTG GGCGACCTGAAGAGGTATCTGAGGGCTCAGAGGAAGTCAGATGGCATGACCCCTGACCTTTTGAGTCGTGACCTGCTGACCCTGCAGCGGATGGCCTTTGAGATCACCTCTGGCCTTCTCCATCTGCATGAGAACAACTACATCCATAG TGATTTGGCTCTAAGAAACTGCCTCCTCACATCTGACCTTACTGTTAGAATAGGAGATTATGGTCTGTCACACAACCACTACAAG GAGGACTATTACTTAACACCAGATAAACTGTGGATCCCTCTCCGCTGGATTGCCCCAGAGCTGCTGGAGGAATACAGAGGAAGTCTGATTGTCACTGACCAGACAAAGACCAGCAATGTCTG GTCTTTAGGTGTGGTGATCTGGGAGCTGTTTGAGTTCGGCTCCCAGCCCCACAGACACCTGAGCGATGAGGAGGTTCTCACCTTCGTCATCAGGGAGCGACAGATCACACTGGCTCAGCCACGACTCAAACTCTCCCATGCAGACTACTG GTATGAGGTCATGCAGTCTTGCTGGTTGCCATCATCTCAGCGTCCCTCAATCGCCGAAATCTTCCTCCTCCTATCCTCTCTGCTGGCTGCAGAGCGCCGAGTGAGCCGCAGAAGCATGGGTGATGACGAGGATGAAGAAGAGTACGAGGAAGAggacgagagagggagaagaggggagagcgAGGATTCGTTTGAGAGGCGGTGGGATTCCCTCCGCCCACCAGCCTTCCAGACAGTGGCAGgggagagacggagggagagagagtacgAGAGGGAGTACGAGAGGGACGATAACGGCTACCGGGGTCATAACGGCTCTTTCCCTCTGCTGGACCCGGTGGGAAACAGCAtcgccccctcctcctctgagCTCGATGACATCCTGACCGTGACGGAGACCAGCAAAGGGTTAAACTTTGAGTATTTCTGGGAGAAAGCCCACGGAAGGAAAGGTTACAAACCGCTCCCACCACCTCAGCCAATCCCAACTCCTAATTCAACGCACAGGCAGTCCTTGGACACACCTACCGTTGTCCCGGTGATCAGTGCTCGGAGCCCCTCCCTTGCTAGCGAGTATTACATCAGGCTGGAGGAGCACACTCCCCAGGACAGGTCCCCCACTCTTAAAGGCAAAGTGCCCTCTCAAAGGACAGAGTCCACCTCCCCCGGGGACTTGGAGCTTGTGGAGCTTCAGAGCGGAATGCtgggaaaggaagagaaaggacAAGGTTCCGTCCAGACGGTACAAACCGTGAGGTCTAGCGAGATCCAGGTGCTGGTCCCAAACACTGGCGTGGTGGAGTTCAGCAAGGAGAGCAGCAACAGAGTCACAGACTTCACTGTGGTAGAcattggagaaagggggagtgagagggaggggagatcaAGGCAGTCCCATGGCTCTCAAGGGCCCATCCTCCCCCCAAAGCCCCGTACCGTGCCGCCCACCGCGGGTAACCTCCTCCACTCTCGTCCCCTGCCAGCACCGCCTGTTGGGTACCACCGACTAATCGGACTGGGTCACTACCCTGGCACCTCCTACCCACTTGGCAAGGGGCATGGAGGAAGTTGTTCAGTGCCAAAGGCTACCTTTGACCATTTAGGGCTGCACCGCCATCGCCAGACTATGcccccctcaccctctctctccccctctatacCCCAGTCCTCTGGGGGCCACTCCGTATACCCCCCGCCCCAAacctgccccccacccctccctccccattACAGAATCCATCGGGCTCCTTACTACCCCGGGGAACCTTACACTAGTCGCTATAGTTCATTGCACTTACAAAGAGACCCACTGTCCTGTGATTATCTCGAAAAGAGGCCCCTTGACAAAGGATTGACACGTTCACAGTCTTTGTACAATTCTAGGGGGGCTTCAGAAGCCCAGTCGAGAGACATAGAATCCCCGGTCCACAGAGACTCTCCGCGTTCAAAAATGACTCGCTCCCAGTCTACAATTCCTACAATCGAAAGACATTCCTCCTCCAGCCCAAACTACTCGGACGAGGACGACTCGCCATTTGAATCACCAACCCGACTCCACGGAGCATCCACCGTCCAACACACCAGCCTGGCGAACGAACGTGACTCTGCCACTGACGAGCTACTGTCCCGGGGGATGAAGCGCACACAGTCCCGTCTCGCCACCATCCTGCCAGCCATATGGAGAGAGGACGAGGAGATGAGGGAGCGGGCAGAGGCGGCCAGGAAGTCTCCCATGCATCTGTTCCTgacagaaatctccagtgtgaGCGAGTCCACAGACTCCAAAACAGATGACACAACATGGAGCCCCGATGGTCAGACGAGACAAGAGgcaaaagcagagagagagaccattggGAACATTCACTTTCCTCTGCGAGGGATGCGCCGCTCCCAGTCCCTAGTGACAGAGCTCGGGTCTGCAGCGAGGACATGGGACAGCGACATTCTGACAAGCACAGACTATGGGAAAGGATCCGTCAAGAAGGACTTGTTCCTCACTGAAATCAACACGGAGAGGAGGGACAGTGAAGACCTGGGCGAGGACAGCTATGAGAACGCCAATCTCTGCCCCACTGGTCTGCCTAGTTATGCTGAGGCTGAAGAGGCCTTCTCAAGAGGAATGAGGAGATCACGATCTCTGCTATCAGAGATGTCTGAGCAAGCAGAGAATGAATCCAGCAGGAAAGGAGAAATGACCAGAGAGGAGTTCTTGAAAGAGATCCAGTCTGCTGAGACGTTTCTCACAGAGATCATTACCAGACAACGCAAGCAGGAAGAAGCCTTGGCCTCAACACCCCCCACATCTCCTGAGTATGAGTCCATATGCATCGACCCAGAGGCTGGGCAGACCATAACTTTCCAGTCTGAGAGACCAAGCACTGGGACAAACAATGCACCCGCCGATATGAAGGAGGCCATTTATGCTCAAGTTACCAAGCGTGCAAAAAGGAGCGAAATTAAAGTCGCCATGCGTCCAGATATTCCAGTACTACAAATAGGTTCTGAAAAATATGCTGCCAAACTGGAAAGGAAAAGTACCAGCCCTGGCTCTTCCTGCCTCCCTTCTGAGTCAGGGAATGAAGGAGCATTTGGCAAAGATGCAACCAGTTCACATTTTCCATCAAACCACGAAACTGCCATCAAACCCAGAAGCTTGGAATTATCTGGGGTTTCGCCAAGAAATGGTCTTTTTCCTGACCAATGTCTGCCTGGTGCGAAAGAAGATTCATTTTCGCAGAACAATTTCACAGAGACCAACACGACACAGGCCAGTGAGGTACTGCCGCCAGAGGAGAATCAGGAGAAGACACGTGCACATGATTCAAGTGAGAGGACTGGAGAAGATGTAAGAGATATTGATGATGTGTTTAGTTCTAGATTCCCTCTCAGCTCTCCACCAGAGATCATGCTGACAGGCAACAGCACTAGAGTACTAGAGCAATTTGATGCAGTAGAGGGAAACGAAGAGGGCAGTAATGCACAAACCATTAACACGTCCACAGTAATAGACATCGCAGCCAGTACTGAAAACACTGTAGAGCATTCAAAGCATTGTGTAAATAAGACCACATTTCTAGATCTGTCCAATGATACAAGTATGGCTGATACTGAGGGCTGTGATGCAGAAATGTGTACTGAGATTGGTCAACACATATCAGATCACCTCAGCTCACCTACCTGTGACCCATCATATTCTACAGCCAAGCCGTATCCCGTAGATTCTGCAAACGATTTAAGCACAGTCTCTCCTCAGAAAGAAAGGGATGATGTACACACTAGTAATTCTGTGTCACCTATACCTAACCGGCTGCCCTCGGCTTTGATACCAGACTGTGACCAGAAGCTCTCTAGTCAACAGATCAGACCTGCAGATCCATGTTTCTTGCCACTAACCTCTCTACACCAGACCACAGCtaaccagcaaacacacactgattccACTTTCATCTCGTTGACTTCCACCCAACAGACACCTACAGACTCCAGCTTCTCTCCCTTAACATCCACCCAGCAGACCCCAACCGACTCCGGCTTCTCCCCACTAACATCCACTCAGCAGACGCCAACCGACTCTGCTTTCTCAACCCTCACCTCCGCCTCCAGCTCCACAGACTGTCTAACAGCTGGAGACCTAATGATGGCGGGTGGGTTAAGCAGTGGGTGGAGAGCCTTGGGTGCGGAGACGCCTCACAGGGACTCGGCTTACTTCTCCGACAGCGACTGGGAATCGGGAGAGGGAATAGCCAGAAGAGTCGGAGACGGACTGGGCTTGGGCCGCCCAGGCAACAgccgaggaggagagaggggaacacTGGTGGGGATCGAGGAGAAGATGGAGATCGAGTATGAAAGGGGACATGAAGGAACAATGCACGATGAGGCTGTAGTCATCAGGGAGGAAGACAAGATGGAAACCGATGAGGAAAAACACCACCGATGGTCTGAAGAAATGGTATTTAATAAGGACAATATGATAGAGAAGGATTTAGTCACCTCTGAGTGTAATGATTATGGACTCAAAGAGATAGAGGAGCCAATCAATGAATCGAAAGACACTCAAGGTAAAGCTAATGAGGAGTTTATTGCTAAGTTGTTCTCCAATTTGGATGATGAAACTTTCAAAGGGTTTCCATACAGCTGCAACAGCCAACTAAGCTATGAGGCATTTTCACAAATGGACAAAGTGGAGATATCCAACGTTCAGTCAAAAGACAACACATGCTATGACCCATCTGAGGCAAACCCGTTGTCAGTGCCACCAAAAACAATCCCTCCGTTTGAGCCTCAAAGTGAGAGTCATTTACAACAGCTGTTGGATGAAGAAGTCAGAGAAATTCAGCCAGATGTGAATGAGGTGACTTCAGGTTCAGTTTTGAAGGAATTAAATAGTGGATCAAGCCAAGAAGGGTTACTGGGGCCAACAAGCACGAATCCTGACAGCAGTGAGTCTAGGCTGTCAAGGTTTTACAATATTAACACAAATGACTCCAACCCCAGTAACAATGCGCAAGAGAATTTTGAGGATCACATGAGTGATTCAAAAGAACATGCCTGCAGATCCCTCTTCTCTGACAGAAGTGGTGATGAACCCACAACAGAGGACATTCATACATTCGAAATGCAGAGTGACGATGCTAATGAGCTTGGTCTAAGGAATCTGAGTTACTCAGAGGACGTTAATGAAGTGAAAGCCATGGCGAAGTCGGAGTGTGAGAAACAGCTGGCAGCTGGAGAGCTGTGCTTTTCAATGAAAGAGGTATCGCGAGGTGAGAGAGATGTTCCAGTTACTCAGAACGAGCCCTCAGGCCCAGCAGGGACATCTGAGGTAAACAGCAACGGAGAAGCTAAAGAGCTGGAGCTTAAAACACAAGAGCTCTGGAATACCcttgaggaggatgagggaacAGGAGGCTTTGTTAAAGGGGAGCTAGACTGCCACCGCTTCCAGCAAGACAATTTGCACCTTTGGCCAGCAGAGAATGACCAGTGGGCGTCAGCAGAAACTCGGAGGCCTGAGGCAGAGCTGGGCTCAGAGTTTTTCTCGAGCTCTTGCAAAAAGGCCTGGGGAGAGAAGAACGGCCTGGACATGGGTCGAGAATTCTGGGACGCAGAAGCCAACGACGAGCTGGCAGAGAGCGAGCCTCACCCCACAGCACGCCAGAAATTTGAGGAGGATTTTAACGACGAAAGACAAGGACATACTGACCACGCTGAGGTGGAGGGAAGATCACTCTCAGTGCAGACACCCATAAGTCAAGACTTTACGGTCTCTGAAGGGCCACACAACCTTCTCCAGCAAGCAGACATAGAGCAAGAAGAGGAGAACATTGAAGACCTAGACCAGGGGAATCATGTGGATTTAGCTGGAGAAGCTATGGAAATTGAAGTTGAAAACATAGAAAATCCCGGTCTGGACCTTCCCAGCTCAGTCAAGatcagacatacagacagtgcTGAGGATAGCTGTACTATAGTCCAGAAGTACCCAGGATTCAACAGCATTCTGGGAGATAGTGAAGCAGAGGAGAATCAAAATTTTAACAAACTTAAGGAAAATCATGTAACAGACACTGTAGATGGGAGTGAGGAGCTGTGTCCTCAAACGCCATACTCCAGTGAGAGTGATTTTGGTGCTGCAGGGTTTGAAGCCGATACAAACAGAAGCCACATTCCTGACTCTGGTCATAACAGTGAATCTTTGGTCGAGATTCAAAATCACAGTGCTTGCATAGAGGATGCAGAAGACCATGCTTGCCCACCAACTAAAAGAAAGAAGACAGGGGATGGCGTCTTTGAAGATGTCAGGGAAGAAAGCAGGTCTGATTCTCCTTCATGCCCCAGCCTCACCAACACTGCTGATCCTTGCAAGATGCACAGTAGTAACACACAATGTTTAATGTCTGATTTGGTGTCTGAGGACATAATTAATTCTGTACCTCCATCTCTTTCGCAACACGACAAGTGCCAAAGCCCCACGAATTTCCCCAATGTTGTGCACCACATAGAGATCAAGGTGAGCTCTGACAGTGAGCTTAGCGTGGACAGCACCAGTGCAGGCCTTGGTGCCAAACGGGAACAAGAACGTACAGTTTCTCCAACTAGCGAGGTTCCCGCCAGTGTCTCACCCCAAGCACCTCCAGTTGTCAACACCATTAGCAAAGGGATCTCGGCCAACATCAGCATCCTTCCTGTGCAAAGACCGGAGTCGACTGACCTGAGAGAAGAGCACAACCACAAAGATCCAAACAGTGCCAGCGAAGCTTCCTTAAACAACACCGCCAGCCTTTCCCAGAAGGCCACCCACCCACAGCTTGCGCTCGGCTCCTGCGGCGCCATCCCTGAACTGTTGATCTCTGAGTGGAAGGACCTGGAGGAGGAGCCCTTGGAGGATTTTGAGAGACTGGAGCAGCTGTGCCGCATCTCTGAGGATTGTGAGGATTCCCTCGGAGATCTCTTCCTGGGGAACCTGGAGCTGCTGGAGTCTCTGAAAAAGACCCCGGAGCAAAGACTAAAGAGCAGGAGTGAGAGTAATAATGAGGACGCGAGGTGCTCTGAGGCAGCTAAGCCATCGGAAGAAGAAGATTCTGGAAGACTAGAAATGAAAAAGGATGTTGACTGTTTGTCAGACACTTTACGAGCCAATTCTGAGGAGCAGGGAAGATATGATGGCTCTAATCAGACCTATAGTCCTGAGTCTTCCTGGGGAAAGCGTCTTTCTCCTGACATTAACAGAAAGACTCTTCAGACTACATCAAACCACTCACCAAGTCATGCTGGTGAGGGAGCAAAGGGTCAACAGTCACTGTCAACGATGCCCACAAAGAATGGCCTCATGATGCAG gtgTGTGAAGAGAGGTTACAGTACTCACTCAGTGAGAACGTTCAAACCAACGTCCTTTGGGGCCCCGCCACGGTCAGCGACAGTGTCGTTCTAAGACCGTGGAGTGATACCGCTGTTACGGAGCAGGAAGAGGAGAGCAACAGCACTGCAGACAAACAAACCACCAAGAG GTTTTTATGGACTAGAACATCTGATTCCACTTAA